One window of Flavobacteriales bacterium genomic DNA carries:
- a CDS encoding tyrosine recombinase XerD: MEWKQALTDFRVHLKLERALSERTVDAYLRDVGKLRDFAISLSPPIQPDQLALDDLQAFITQQAKTGLMATSQARLLSAVRGFFKCLRIERHITDDPTALLESPRTGRHLPVFLSVEEIDALVAAIDMGHHMAHRDRAMIETLYGCGLRVSELCGLRISRLHFEDGFIRVVGKGDKERLVPIGPEAMRQIDLYRKTVRVHLPVMPKAEDILFLNIRGNGLSRVWVFKLVKALALKAGITKEISPHTFRHSFATHLVEGGADLRAVQEMLGHASITTTEIYTHLDREYLRSNIMRFHPRAKGKG, from the coding sequence ATGGAGTGGAAACAGGCGCTCACGGACTTCCGGGTCCACCTGAAACTGGAACGCGCCCTGAGCGAACGCACGGTGGACGCCTACCTGCGCGACGTGGGCAAGCTGCGCGACTTCGCCATCAGCCTCTCCCCTCCTATCCAACCCGACCAACTCGCCTTGGACGACCTGCAGGCCTTCATCACGCAGCAGGCCAAAACAGGGTTGATGGCCACCAGCCAAGCCCGCCTCCTCAGCGCCGTCCGTGGCTTCTTCAAATGCTTGCGCATCGAGCGGCACATCACCGATGACCCCACGGCGCTGCTCGAAAGCCCGCGCACCGGCAGACATCTCCCGGTCTTCCTCAGCGTGGAAGAGATCGATGCCCTGGTCGCCGCCATCGACATGGGCCATCACATGGCGCACCGCGACCGCGCCATGATCGAAACCCTCTATGGCTGCGGCTTGCGCGTGAGCGAGCTCTGCGGACTGCGCATCAGCAGGCTGCATTTCGAGGACGGCTTCATCCGCGTGGTGGGCAAGGGGGACAAGGAACGCTTGGTGCCTATCGGGCCGGAGGCCATGCGGCAGATCGACCTCTACCGCAAAACCGTGCGCGTGCATCTGCCGGTAATGCCCAAGGCGGAGGACATCCTCTTCCTCAACATACGTGGCAACGGGCTTTCCCGCGTCTGGGTGTTCAAGCTGGTGAAGGCCCTCGCCTTGAAGGCCGGCATCACCAAGGAGATCAGCCCCCACACCTTCCGGCATTCCTTCGCCACGCACCTGGTGGAAGGCGGTGCCGACCTGCGCGCTGTGCAGGAGATGCTCGGCCATGCCAGTATCACCACCACGGAGATCTACACCCACCTGGACCGCGAATACCTGCGCAGCAACATCATGCGCTTCCACCCACGCGCCAAAGGCAAGGGCTGA
- the aroQ gene encoding type II 3-dehydroquinate dehydratase: MHIRIINGPNLDLLGTREPATYGTRTFEEYLQLLQQAHTGHVIDLYQSNVEGELINALRTADAECDGVVLNGAGYTHTSVALRDTLAMMKVPVVEVHISNIHAREDFRQRSLTAVHCAGVITGFGLEGYRLAVDHLLRRGG, translated from the coding sequence ATGCACATCCGCATCATCAACGGCCCGAACCTGGACCTCTTGGGCACGCGCGAACCGGCGACCTACGGCACCCGGACCTTCGAGGAATACTTGCAGCTTTTGCAGCAGGCCCACACCGGCCATGTGATCGACCTGTACCAGAGCAACGTGGAAGGGGAACTGATCAACGCGTTGCGCACCGCGGACGCGGAATGTGACGGCGTGGTGTTGAACGGCGCGGGGTACACGCACACCAGCGTGGCGCTGCGGGATACGTTGGCGATGATGAAGGTGCCGGTGGTGGAAGTACACATCAGCAACATCCATGCGCGGGAGGATTTCCGGCAGCGTTCGCTCACGGCGGTGCATTGCGCGGGCGTGATCACCGGTTTCGGCCTGGAGGGTTACCGCTTGGCGGTGGACCACCTCTTGCGGCGCGGTGGCTGA
- a CDS encoding glycosyltransferase family 2 protein, producing MDTAVVILNWNGQRWLEQFLPAVVERSARHARVIVADNGSTDGSVAWVRSNLPAVEVIRMPENQGFAGGYNEALQQVDAKYFVLLNSDVEVTDGWVLALRDHLEANPDMAACQPKMLSHRNRSTFEHAGAAGGFIDRNGYPFCRGRIFELTEKDSGQYDDDRDVFWATGACLMIRAEAFRAAGGFDATLFAHMEEIDLCWCLRRMGWRIGYTSTAKVYHVGGGALGYGDPRKTFLNFRNSLVVLAKHLDSRWIYARIFHRFTLDFFAAMKFLTEGHAAHAWKVGAAHRQFIRWLPRVMRERKRLRTMERNPDLTGMYHRSIAYDRYILGWRKFTELDQSEMDQPPRRKRWSTAKR from the coding sequence ATGGACACAGCAGTAGTGATCTTGAACTGGAATGGCCAACGCTGGCTGGAACAGTTCCTGCCCGCGGTCGTGGAGCGTTCCGCGAGGCACGCCCGCGTGATCGTGGCCGATAACGGAAGCACCGATGGTTCCGTCGCGTGGGTCCGTTCAAACCTGCCCGCCGTCGAGGTGATCCGTATGCCCGAAAACCAAGGCTTCGCAGGCGGGTACAACGAAGCCCTTCAACAGGTGGACGCGAAGTATTTCGTGCTGCTGAACTCGGACGTGGAAGTGACCGACGGATGGGTCCTTGCACTACGGGACCACTTGGAGGCGAACCCCGACATGGCGGCCTGCCAGCCCAAAATGCTCAGCCACCGGAACCGCTCCACCTTCGAACATGCCGGGGCAGCAGGGGGCTTCATCGACCGCAACGGATATCCCTTCTGCCGCGGGCGCATCTTCGAGCTCACCGAGAAGGACAGCGGACAGTACGACGATGACCGCGACGTGTTCTGGGCCACCGGTGCCTGCCTGATGATCCGTGCCGAGGCCTTCCGCGCTGCCGGCGGGTTCGACGCCACGCTTTTCGCGCACATGGAGGAGATCGACCTCTGCTGGTGCCTGCGCCGCATGGGCTGGCGCATCGGCTATACCAGCACCGCCAAGGTGTACCACGTCGGTGGCGGGGCGTTGGGATACGGCGACCCGCGAAAGACCTTCCTCAACTTCCGGAACAGTTTGGTGGTGCTCGCCAAGCATCTCGATTCCCGCTGGATCTATGCACGCATCTTCCACCGCTTCACCTTGGACTTCTTCGCCGCGATGAAGTTCCTCACCGAAGGCCATGCCGCGCACGCCTGGAAGGTGGGCGCCGCACATCGGCAGTTCATCCGCTGGTTGCCGCGCGTGATGCGCGAACGCAAACGCCTGCGCACCATGGAGCGGAACCCCGACCTCACCGGCATGTACCACCGCAGCATCGCCTACGACCGCTACATCCTCGGCTGGCGCAAGTTCACCGAGCTGGACCAGAGCGAGATGGATCAGCCACCGCGCCGCAAGAGGTGGTCCACCGCCAAGCGGTAA
- the rlmD gene encoding 23S rRNA (uracil(1939)-C(5))-methyltransferase RlmD: MAKKPLPVFEHITVTGWGAKGKAIAKVDGLVVFITGAVPGDVVDLQVKRKKKSYAEATTTRLITASPDREEPFCAHFGICGGCGWQDYAHAAQLLNKHQEVVDNLQRIGGLELPEVPPILASAKTQHYRNKLEYTFTAQRWFTKAELDTGEVIEDRKALGYHLPGRFDKVFNVEKCWLQPAPSDAIRNFVGAYATAHGLGYYDIRKHEGWLRTLTIRTTTTGEVMVLLAFGYEDKGSREALLAAVLQEFPGITSLLWCINPKMNDTIWDLDVHVFHGRDHIIEELIDDGHAPLRFRIGAKSFFQTNPEQTQVMYELVRIYAELKGDELVYDLYCGAGSISLFLARHCGRVIGAEIVPEAIADAHANAELNGIGNVAFEAGDLKDLLNAEFIARHGKPDVLVLDPPRAGMHPSVVERIREMAPPCIVYVSCNPSTQARDLALLKDLYRITRVQPLDMFPHTWHVENVVRLERR, encoded by the coding sequence ATGGCGAAAAAACCACTTCCTGTATTCGAGCACATCACCGTTACCGGCTGGGGTGCCAAAGGCAAGGCAATCGCCAAAGTGGACGGGCTGGTGGTCTTCATTACCGGCGCGGTGCCCGGCGATGTGGTGGACCTGCAGGTCAAGCGTAAGAAGAAGAGCTATGCCGAGGCCACCACCACGCGGCTGATCACGGCCTCACCGGACCGCGAGGAACCCTTCTGCGCACACTTCGGCATCTGCGGCGGCTGCGGATGGCAGGACTATGCCCACGCGGCCCAACTGCTGAACAAGCATCAGGAGGTGGTGGACAACCTGCAACGCATCGGAGGGCTGGAGCTGCCGGAGGTACCTCCGATCCTTGCATCCGCGAAGACGCAGCACTATCGCAACAAGCTCGAGTACACCTTCACCGCGCAACGCTGGTTCACCAAGGCGGAACTGGACACCGGGGAGGTGATCGAGGACCGCAAGGCCTTGGGCTATCACCTGCCGGGCAGGTTCGACAAGGTGTTCAACGTGGAGAAATGCTGGCTGCAGCCAGCGCCCAGCGATGCCATCCGCAACTTCGTCGGGGCCTACGCCACCGCGCATGGACTGGGCTATTATGACATCCGGAAACATGAAGGCTGGCTTCGCACCCTCACCATCCGCACCACCACTACGGGCGAGGTCATGGTGCTGCTCGCCTTCGGTTACGAGGACAAGGGATCACGCGAGGCATTGCTCGCCGCCGTACTTCAGGAATTCCCGGGGATCACCTCGCTCCTCTGGTGCATCAATCCGAAGATGAACGACACCATCTGGGACCTGGACGTCCATGTGTTCCACGGGCGCGACCACATCATCGAGGAACTGATCGATGATGGCCACGCACCGCTGCGCTTCCGTATCGGCGCAAAGAGCTTCTTCCAGACCAACCCCGAGCAGACCCAGGTGATGTACGAGCTGGTCCGGATCTATGCAGAACTGAAGGGTGATGAACTGGTGTACGACCTGTACTGCGGTGCCGGCAGCATCTCGCTCTTTCTGGCCCGGCACTGCGGAAGGGTGATCGGGGCGGAGATCGTGCCGGAGGCCATCGCGGACGCACATGCGAACGCGGAGCTGAACGGGATCGGGAACGTGGCCTTCGAGGCCGGTGATCTGAAGGACCTGTTGAATGCGGAATTCATCGCGCGCCATGGGAAGCCGGATGTGCTGGTGCTCGACCCGCCCCGCGCCGGCATGCATCCTTCAGTGGTGGAGCGCATCCGTGAAATGGCACCGCCGTGCATCGTCTATGTCAGTTGCAATCCGTCCACGCAGGCCCGCGACCTTGCCTTACTGAAGGACCTCTACCGCATCACCCGTGTGCAACCGCTGGACATGTTCCCCCATACTTGGCACGTGGAGAACGTCGTCCGGCTGGAGAGGCGTTGA
- a CDS encoding SIMPL domain-containing protein, whose protein sequence is MSISRTLAITTVLFTALHAKPQAMGNLMYETNSRIYFQQAEQAVKATLQGNVLVLEVDAMMNMRADSYLAIFNLTQLGQSAEEADSLMNGRMERLMTRLHKVGVKDADLFTDMLSFVPVYEIETTRKFFSTTYQEVPAGFEIQKNIHIKFRDARILDKIVSAAAKEGIYDLVKMDYFVEDQSACYDTLRMFATKLMQDKLKNFTKLGLKVEESHRIAAEENGAYFPLDRYTTYKTRTRTSLNSRRRGQLINDVRNPTTLFYNKVPYGNFDIVLHADITEPPVQYTYNLTMQCQLPEAFPKKEAKDIIKYLWITDKGDAKTIALP, encoded by the coding sequence ATGTCGATCTCCCGGACCCTCGCCATCACCACGGTGCTGTTCACCGCATTGCACGCGAAGCCGCAAGCCATGGGCAATCTCATGTACGAGACCAACAGCCGCATCTATTTCCAGCAGGCGGAACAGGCCGTGAAGGCCACATTGCAAGGCAATGTGCTGGTGCTGGAAGTGGACGCCATGATGAACATGCGCGCGGACAGTTACCTCGCCATCTTCAATCTCACCCAGTTGGGCCAATCAGCCGAGGAGGCGGATTCCCTGATGAACGGCCGCATGGAAAGGCTGATGACACGCTTGCATAAAGTGGGCGTGAAGGACGCGGACCTCTTCACCGACATGCTCTCCTTCGTGCCCGTTTACGAGATCGAGACCACCCGCAAGTTCTTCAGCACCACCTATCAGGAAGTGCCCGCCGGGTTCGAGATCCAGAAGAACATCCACATCAAATTCAGGGATGCACGGATCTTGGACAAGATCGTGAGCGCCGCCGCCAAGGAAGGCATCTACGACCTGGTGAAGATGGACTACTTCGTGGAGGATCAAAGCGCCTGCTACGACACGCTGCGGATGTTCGCCACCAAGCTGATGCAGGACAAGCTGAAGAATTTCACCAAGCTCGGCCTCAAGGTGGAGGAAAGCCACCGCATCGCCGCCGAAGAGAACGGCGCCTACTTTCCCCTGGACCGCTACACCACCTACAAGACCCGGACGCGCACCTCGCTGAACAGCCGTCGCAGAGGCCAGTTGATCAACGACGTCCGCAACCCCACCACGCTGTTCTACAACAAGGTGCCGTACGGCAATTTCGACATCGTACTGCATGCCGACATCACGGAACCGCCCGTGCAATACACCTACAACCTCACCATGCAGTGCCAACTGCCGGAGGCTTTTCCGAAAAAGGAAGCGAAGGACATCATCAAGTACCTCTGGATCACCGACAAGGGTGATGCGAAGACGATCGCGCTGCCGTGA
- a CDS encoding sensor histidine kinase: MPELLHHVVEVVREGWQFPEEARVRIRLDDAVFGDPVDHQDAMRADLLVDRTERGQITVAYPDASIAVEGPLFLPEEQPLLDRIASDLSAVIERHERRQHQQLLESRMRSNDRLTILAEITAGIAHELNTPLGNVLGYAELLKKDETVRERRSDLQRIIDSALIGREIVKKLMYFSCEMPAQFQLADANKALHDVLHLLEQRLEQQHVTVQWQLANGIPPVRLDQVQFAQVISNIVLNAAAAMPEGGTIALSTECRVGLVLITIADTGKGIGEADLKKIFQPFFTTKPTGEGTGLGLSVVHGIMKGHGGGVAASSTVGEGTTFTLSFPIPSP, encoded by the coding sequence TTGCCGGAACTGCTTCACCATGTGGTGGAAGTGGTGCGGGAGGGCTGGCAATTCCCCGAGGAGGCCCGTGTTCGTATCCGGCTGGACGATGCAGTATTCGGCGATCCAGTGGATCATCAAGATGCCATGCGCGCCGATCTGCTGGTGGACCGGACGGAGCGTGGTCAGATCACAGTGGCATACCCCGATGCATCGATCGCCGTGGAAGGCCCGCTGTTTCTTCCGGAGGAGCAGCCCTTGTTGGACAGGATCGCGTCCGATCTTTCCGCCGTCATTGAAAGGCATGAGCGTCGCCAGCACCAGCAACTGCTGGAATCGCGGATGCGGAGCAACGACCGGCTAACGATACTGGCGGAGATCACCGCGGGCATCGCGCACGAGTTGAACACGCCGCTGGGCAATGTGCTGGGCTACGCGGAACTGCTGAAGAAGGATGAGACCGTCCGGGAGCGGCGCAGCGACCTCCAGCGGATCATCGACTCGGCGTTGATCGGACGCGAGATCGTAAAGAAGCTGATGTACTTCTCCTGCGAAATGCCCGCGCAGTTCCAATTGGCCGATGCGAACAAGGCCCTGCATGATGTGCTGCACCTGCTTGAGCAGCGGCTGGAGCAGCAGCACGTTACCGTTCAATGGCAATTGGCCAACGGCATTCCGCCCGTGCGGTTGGACCAGGTGCAGTTCGCGCAAGTGATCTCCAACATCGTGCTCAACGCGGCCGCGGCCATGCCCGAGGGCGGCACGATCGCCCTTTCCACCGAGTGCCGGGTCGGTCTGGTGTTGATCACCATCGCGGACACGGGCAAAGGCATCGGCGAGGCCGACCTGAAAAAGATCTTCCAGCCCTTCTTCACCACCAAGCCCACCGGCGAGGGTACCGGCTTGGGGCTTTCCGTGGTGCACGGCATCATGAAGGGCCATGGCGGCGGCGTTGCGGCATCCTCCACGGTCGGGGAGGGCACCACCTTCACCCTCTCATTCCCCATACCCTCCCCATGA
- a CDS encoding sigma-54-dependent Fis family transcriptional regulator: MKERPSVLLVDDSRDMLELLRRYMNGMGLTPFTCNNVVDAIEVLEQGPVDLVITDLNMPEVSGTQLVRYIGQHFPKIPVLVITGFPDVQVAVDVMKQGAVEFLVKPVTEAELRTAVEKVLGTNTEEVAEVPAESHGQVLGMVGRSAGMQEVYRIIERTRNNNATILVSGESGTGKEVVARAVHYNSDRSTAPFLAVNCGAIPDQLLESELFGHTKGAFTGATTNRAGFFQAADGGTLFLDEIGNATAAVQAKLLRAVQEKEVTMLGGTKPQRVNVRLISASNADLNELVRTGTFREDLYYRLNLINIHLPALRDRKEDIPLLINHFNAKYSKDMGKKPLRIPVRVMDALEAYLWPGNVRELENFIHRLVIMKDNAVAMEDLPDTMKMDSPERPGDGTLQTLAEVEKQYIQRVLESTGQNKTKAAEILGIDRKTLREKLK; the protein is encoded by the coding sequence ATGAAGGAACGACCTTCCGTGCTGCTGGTGGACGATTCCCGCGACATGCTGGAACTGCTTCGCCGCTATATGAACGGCATGGGCCTCACGCCGTTCACCTGCAACAACGTGGTGGATGCGATCGAGGTACTGGAGCAAGGCCCTGTGGACCTTGTGATCACGGACCTGAACATGCCCGAGGTGAGCGGCACGCAACTGGTGAGATATATCGGGCAGCACTTTCCGAAGATCCCTGTGCTGGTGATCACCGGCTTCCCGGACGTGCAGGTGGCCGTTGACGTGATGAAGCAGGGCGCGGTTGAATTCCTGGTGAAGCCGGTGACGGAGGCGGAGCTGCGCACGGCGGTGGAAAAGGTGTTGGGCACGAACACCGAAGAGGTGGCCGAAGTGCCTGCGGAAAGCCATGGCCAGGTGCTGGGCATGGTCGGGCGTTCGGCGGGGATGCAGGAGGTGTACCGCATCATTGAGCGCACGCGGAACAACAACGCGACGATCCTGGTGAGCGGGGAAAGCGGTACGGGCAAGGAAGTGGTGGCGCGCGCGGTCCACTACAACAGCGATCGCTCCACGGCGCCGTTCCTCGCGGTGAATTGCGGGGCCATCCCGGACCAATTGCTGGAGAGCGAGCTGTTCGGCCACACCAAAGGAGCGTTCACCGGTGCCACCACCAACCGGGCGGGCTTCTTCCAGGCCGCTGACGGGGGGACGTTGTTCCTTGACGAGATCGGTAACGCCACCGCGGCAGTGCAGGCCAAATTGCTACGGGCCGTGCAGGAGAAGGAGGTCACCATGCTGGGCGGCACCAAGCCCCAGCGCGTCAACGTGCGGTTGATCTCCGCGAGCAATGCCGACCTCAACGAACTGGTGCGCACGGGCACCTTCCGCGAGGACCTGTACTACCGCTTGAACCTGATCAACATCCACCTGCCGGCCTTACGCGATCGGAAGGAGGACATCCCGTTGCTGATCAATCACTTCAACGCCAAGTACAGCAAGGACATGGGCAAAAAGCCCTTGCGCATCCCCGTGCGCGTAATGGACGCGCTGGAAGCCTACCTGTGGCCGGGCAATGTGCGGGAATTGGAGAACTTCATCCATCGGTTGGTGATCATGAAGGACAACGCCGTGGCCATGGAAGACCTGCCCGACACCATGAAAATGGATAGCCCGGAGCGGCCCGGCGACGGTACGTTGCAGACCCTCGCCGAGGTGGAGAAGCAATACATCCAACGGGTGCTGGAAAGCACCGGGCAGAACAAGACCAAGGCCGCTGAGATCCTGGGGATCGACCGGAAAACCTTGCGGGAAAAACTGAAATAG
- a CDS encoding Glu/Leu/Phe/Val dehydrogenase has protein sequence MTTRTVEKPVRKEGMYEVVMEQFSHAADIMDLDPGVRKILAKTNSEIVVHFPVRLDSGKIEVFTGYRVQHNNALGPYKGGLRYHPTVDIDSARALAIWMTWKTALAGLPYGGAKGGIQIDPKQYSQGELERITRRFTYALGDNIGPDLDIPAPDVNTNAQIMAWIADTFSSTKSPATRFANLHVVTGKPLGAGGLEGRDRATGFGVVANLKSWATRHDHELKGMRFIVQGFGNVGYWTAHFLLKEGAVLIAVQDATATLHDPKGIDPEALLAHSDANGRNIKGFAGAKEMEPKDFWALECDIVVPAALGNQITGENAGGIKAKVVAEGANGPVNTAGEEILRKNGIDIIPDILCNSGGVIGSYYEWLQNKRSEIWKIDEVLRMIHDKVDIAFAQVVATSAEFKVDWRTSAYIVALRRLEKTYKERGIFP, from the coding sequence ATGACAACGAGAACCGTCGAAAAGCCCGTCCGCAAGGAAGGCATGTATGAAGTGGTCATGGAGCAATTTTCCCATGCCGCCGACATCATGGACCTGGACCCGGGCGTCCGCAAGATCCTGGCCAAGACCAACAGCGAGATCGTGGTCCACTTCCCCGTGCGATTGGACAGCGGCAAGATCGAAGTGTTCACCGGCTATCGCGTGCAGCACAACAACGCGCTCGGGCCCTACAAGGGCGGCTTGCGTTACCATCCCACGGTGGACATTGACTCAGCGCGCGCCTTGGCCATTTGGATGACGTGGAAGACCGCGTTGGCCGGCCTGCCGTACGGCGGTGCGAAAGGCGGCATCCAGATCGATCCCAAGCAATACTCGCAGGGTGAGCTCGAACGCATCACGCGCCGTTTCACTTATGCGCTGGGCGACAACATCGGCCCCGACCTGGACATTCCGGCACCGGACGTGAACACCAACGCGCAGATCATGGCATGGATCGCGGACACGTTCTCCTCCACCAAATCCCCCGCTACGCGCTTCGCTAATCTGCACGTGGTGACCGGTAAGCCTTTGGGCGCCGGTGGGCTGGAAGGACGCGACCGGGCCACAGGCTTTGGCGTGGTGGCCAACCTGAAGTCGTGGGCCACACGGCACGATCACGAACTGAAAGGCATGCGCTTTATCGTCCAGGGCTTCGGCAACGTGGGCTATTGGACCGCGCACTTCCTGTTGAAGGAAGGGGCCGTTCTCATCGCGGTGCAGGACGCAACCGCCACCCTTCACGACCCCAAGGGCATCGACCCGGAAGCGTTGCTGGCGCACAGTGACGCGAACGGCCGCAACATCAAGGGCTTTGCCGGCGCGAAGGAAATGGAGCCGAAGGACTTCTGGGCCTTGGAATGCGACATCGTCGTTCCCGCGGCATTGGGCAATCAGATCACCGGCGAGAACGCGGGCGGCATCAAGGCGAAAGTGGTGGCCGAAGGGGCCAATGGACCGGTGAACACCGCCGGCGAGGAGATCCTGCGCAAGAACGGGATCGACATCATCCCCGACATCCTGTGCAACTCCGGCGGCGTGATCGGCAGCTACTACGAGTGGTTGCAGAATAAGCGCAGCGAGATCTGGAAGATCGACGAGGTGCTGCGGATGATCCACGACAAGGTCGACATCGCCTTTGCGCAAGTGGTTGCCACATCGGCGGAGTTCAAGGTGGACTGGCGTACCAGCGCCTACATCGTGGCTCTCCGCCGCTTGGAGAAGACCTATAAGGAGCGCGGTATTTTCCCTTGA
- a CDS encoding NAD(P) transhydrogenase subunit alpha, translating into MVRIGILKERADRRVTVLAPAGVERLKDKAEILVQRDAGRSAGFTNDAYEAAGGKLMGSAEEVMSGADILLSYDHHYDGEELNGDKTFIGVFNFLWMPEQVGRYLHPGVTVHSLDLIPRSTLAQAMDVLSSVGSISGYQAVLLAAERSLATVPMITSAGGTLRPAQFLVMGAGVAGLQAIATARRLGAVVKAYDVRAASKEEVESLGATFIEVEGAVDDSNGGGYASQQSEAFLQKIRDRIHEEASKADVVITTARVPGRKAPLLITEEMVMGMKPGAVVVDIAAATGGNCALTKADKTVMHNEVTILGPTSIECSCAHSTSFLLSNNYVAFIEHLLKNKEVDADDPILRSTLVVRDGASVNERVLALQTAAN; encoded by the coding sequence ATGGTGCGGATCGGGATATTGAAGGAACGTGCTGACCGTCGCGTCACCGTATTGGCCCCTGCGGGAGTGGAACGGCTGAAAGACAAGGCAGAGATCCTTGTGCAGCGGGACGCGGGGCGGTCCGCCGGCTTTACCAACGACGCCTACGAGGCCGCCGGGGGGAAGTTGATGGGCTCTGCGGAGGAGGTGATGTCCGGGGCGGACATCCTGTTGAGCTACGACCATCATTACGATGGCGAGGAACTCAACGGTGACAAGACCTTCATCGGTGTCTTCAATTTCCTCTGGATGCCGGAGCAGGTGGGCCGCTATCTGCATCCCGGCGTCACCGTGCACAGCTTGGACCTGATCCCGCGCAGCACCTTGGCGCAGGCCATGGACGTGTTGTCCTCGGTGGGTTCCATCTCCGGCTATCAGGCCGTGCTGCTGGCCGCTGAGCGTTCCTTGGCCACTGTGCCGATGATCACAAGTGCGGGCGGCACCTTGCGGCCTGCGCAGTTCCTGGTGATGGGCGCCGGGGTGGCTGGCCTGCAGGCCATTGCCACGGCGCGCAGGCTCGGTGCCGTGGTGAAGGCCTACGACGTTCGCGCCGCATCGAAGGAGGAGGTGGAAAGCTTGGGCGCGACCTTCATCGAGGTGGAGGGCGCGGTGGACGACAGCAATGGCGGTGGATATGCCTCCCAGCAGTCCGAGGCCTTCCTGCAAAAAATACGGGACCGCATCCACGAGGAAGCATCCAAGGCGGACGTTGTCATTACCACGGCACGGGTCCCCGGGAGAAAGGCACCCTTGCTGATCACCGAGGAGATGGTGATGGGCATGAAGCCCGGTGCCGTGGTGGTGGATATTGCTGCCGCCACCGGAGGGAACTGCGCATTGACCAAGGCGGACAAGACAGTGATGCACAACGAAGTGACCATCCTTGGCCCCACTTCCATCGAATGCAGCTGCGCGCACAGCACGTCGTTCCTGCTCTCGAACAACTATGTCGCGTTCATTGAGCATTTGCTCAAGAACAAGGAAGTTGACGCCGACGACCCCATCCTACGGTCCACGCTCGTGGTACGGGACGGTGCGTCGGTGAACGAGCGGGTCCTTGCCCTGCAAACGGCCGCAAACTGA
- a CDS encoding NAD(P) transhydrogenase subunit alpha encodes MDWSYSITPIDGVFVLALSLLLGFEVIKNIPAVLHTPLMSGSNAISGIILFGGIVQLLNTPLDHGWTLAAASLAVLLGSINLAGGFFVTHRMLSMFSVKRKPAKGPKA; translated from the coding sequence ATGGACTGGAGCTACAGCATAACCCCCATTGACGGCGTGTTCGTACTCGCGCTGAGCCTGCTGCTGGGCTTCGAGGTGATCAAGAACATACCGGCCGTGCTGCACACACCGCTCATGTCAGGGTCGAACGCCATCAGCGGTATCATCCTTTTTGGTGGTATCGTGCAATTGCTCAATACGCCACTGGACCATGGCTGGACCCTCGCTGCGGCATCGCTTGCGGTGCTGCTGGGTTCCATCAATCTGGCCGGGGGCTTTTTCGTCACACACCGCATGCTTTCCATGTTCAGCGTGAAGCGCAAACCCGCCAAGGGTCCGAAAGCATGA